Proteins encoded by one window of Drosophila virilis strain 15010-1051.87 unplaced genomic scaffold, Dvir_AGI_RSII-ME tig00000015, whole genome shotgun sequence:
- the LOC116650356 gene encoding breast cancer type 2 susceptibility protein homolog, whose protein sequence is MEDDDDDDYSIDASPTKSRHSCSKRSERLLRRKTRTVQENYDSQTKRAPATQWPCGTQSCQDSVSAWELHEEQLFEADRLDCLRAQQEPLRVRAVPASQNFHSLQSMLESQDMLIEQALPEPEATEQLLSKPSSIVVEILRDFCSSPTYVEEQLPTDDDSPWFRFRGKKIKTFGHKRPTAIAATTADDEDRLSCSSELSVQEDNTTQVPTTTHCNFDVNSSQKICENLLNLSAFFSQNNVNKSIDLPDIDPKSCLAIEANDYEQEDATDVVEDMGYFLGSTEQCKLLDENCDIKIADEPEFSLFSERSRLLTRKTPLKAGQSQEANLCGDWFKADFVTQKLKVPLDKTQTNETTETELLEGIPFSEWQPMDIAHSTNKVSKASTNRNSALEQKQLQATDCKQPELIAFSEWQPDVTEFRTASSKPIKVSEQHQKEAGKLMADLEASYIQKPSEVVNGRDSAAIQFRTASNKTMQITEEMRRKAAMLMADLETVVGNPPELQELQMDRMPGYHSAPNKTLKAPKQIPKTELDMNTSKREEVTTDCEMLDGIPLSEWQPMDIPDSNQTPAESYVCSQLDMIPFSEWQPMDIPDAVQFRTASNKAIEVSEEQQKQAAKLMADIEASYSQQMGADRSDRNLDSEVEFRTASNKIVKLTDEMRQRAAMLMADLETGNLSSQETTKEQLDKVQRSAIDGSEANQNIEFRTASNKIVKLTDEMRQRAAMLMADLEFGQQEEEKEHLAKIKLKKCASGNISESVDKSRKLITAEDIESEKRIPEPTCEFFDGIVPLEPETRMGQITATPQQPQLVTQKNSETLNVPFETPKCTPELQSSLTQLSERSPLDKATKSSIITRRNLLSLNKRRKQKRDADNCSADAGRTPIRRFAPMAASTSTPMPSRKDNVEGESQRVMRDRSCSQESPRVHRERVGKRKSEEALSPIYAPTTKTRRLGLSRIRNKSNHDI, encoded by the exons AtggaagatgatgatgatgatgactaCAGCATAGATGCAAGTCCAACGAAGTCAAGACACAGTTGTTCCAAGCGCTCCGAACGCCTACTTAGAAGAAAAACTCGTACAGTACAAGAAAACTACGACAGCCAGACCAAGCGGGCGCCGGCAACACAATGGCCATGTGGGACTCAGTCATGCCAGGACTCAGTGAGTGCCTGGGAGCTGCACGAAGAACAGCTCTTTGAAGCCGACCGCTTGGACTGCCTGCGTGCCCAACAAGAGCCATTGCGGGTACGTGCCGTGCCTGCCTCACAGAACTTCCACTCGCTGCAGTCCATGTTGGAGAGCCAGGATATGCTCATTGAGCAAGCCTTGCCAGAGCCAGAAGCAACAGAACAGCTGCTAAGTAAACCAAGCAGCATTGTGGTGGAAATACTCCGTGATTTCTGTTCGTCGCCCACATATGTGGAGGAGCAGCTGCCCACAGATGATGATTCGCCGTGGTTTCGTTTTCGTGGCAAGAAAATTAAAACCTTTGGTCACAAGCGCCCGacagcaattgcagcaacCACAGCTGATGATGAGGATCGCTTGAGTTGCTCCTCGGAGCTATCTGTGCAAGAGGATAATACCACCCAAGTGCCGACGACGACGCACTGCAACTTCGATGTGAATAGCTCACAGAAGATCTGTGAAAACCTTCTCAATTTGAGTGCATTCTTCTCGCAAAACAATGTTAACAAATCAATTGATTTGCCCGATATAGATCCCAAAAGTTGTCTAGCAATAGAAGCTAATGATTACGAGCAAGAAGATGCAACAGATGTTGTGGAGGATATGGGCTACTTTCTCGGCAGCACGGagcaatgcaaattgcttgATGAAAACTGTGATATTAAAATAGCGG ATGAACCTGAGTTTTCACTGTTTAGCGAGCGTTCTCGCTTGCTGACAAGGAAAACTCCGCTTAAGGCTGGACAATCTCAAG AGGCAAATTTGTGTGGGGATTGGTTCAAAGCTGATTTCGTTACGCAAAAGCTAAAAGTGCCTTTGGATAAAACACAAACTAATGAGACCACGGAAACTGAATTGCTGGAGGGAATTCCTTTCAGTGAATGGCAGCCCATGGACATTGCACATTCAACTAATAAAGTATCGAAAGCAAGTACAAATAGAAACTCTGCCTTGGAACAGAAGCAATTGCAAGCAACTGATTGCAAGCAGCCGGAATTGATTGCATTCAGCGAGTGGCAACCAGATGTCACTGAGTTTCGAACTGCTTCAAGCAAACCAATAAAAGTTTCTGAGCAGCACCAAAAGGAAGCTGGCAAATTAATGGCTGATTTGGAAGCGAGCTACATCCAGAAACCAAGCGAGGTCGTTAACGGCAGAGACTCTGCTGCTATTCAATTCCGCACTGCATCAAACAAGACCATGCAAATAACCGAAGAGATGCGCAGAAAAGCAGCTATGTTGATGGCTGACTTGGAAACAGTTGTTGGGAATCCACCAGAGTTGCAAGAGCTACAAATGGATAGGATGCCCGGCTATCATTCAGCGCCAAATAAAACCCTCAAAGCGCCAAaacaaattccaaaaactgaaTTGGACATGAACACTTCAAAGAGAGAGGAAGTAACTACGGACTGTGAAATGCTCGATGGGATTCCTTTAAGCGAATGGCAGCCCATGGACATACCAGACAGCAACCAGACACCTGCCGAGAGCTACGTTTGTAGCCAGTTGGATATGATACCATTCAGTGAATGGCAGCCTATGGATATTCCGGATGCCGTTCAATTTCGCACTGCTTCAAACAAGGCAATCGAAGTTTCTGAGGAGCAACAGAAACAAGCTGCCAAGCTGATGGCCGACATAGAAGCCAGCTACTCCCAGCAAATGGGAGCAGATAGAAGTGATAGAAATCTTGATTCTGAAGTCGAATTTCGCACTGCATCCAATAAGATCGTGAAGTTAACGGACGAGATGCGGCAAAGGGCAGCAATGTTGATGGCTGATTTGGAAACCGGAAATTTAAGTTCCCAAGAGACAACAAAGGAGCAGTTGGATAAAGTTCAGAGAAGTGCAATTGACGGTTCAGAAGCGAATCAAAATATCGAATTTCGCACTGCATCCAATAAGATCGTGAAATTGACGGACGAGATGCGGCAAAGAGCAGCAATGTTGATGGCCGATTTGGAATTTGGTCAACAGGAGGAGGAAAAGGAGCACTTGGCTAAGATTAAGCTTAAGAAGTGTGCGTCGGGAAACATCTCAGAATCTGTTGACAAGTCTAGAAAACTTATCACAGCAGAGGATATAGAATCAGAAAAACGAATTCCTGAGCCAACATGTGAATTTTTCGATGGAATCGTGCCATTGGAGCCTGAAACCAGGATGGGTCAGATAACAGCAAcgccacagcagccgcagctagTCACACAGAAGAACTCGGAAACCTTGAATGTGCCATTCGAGACGCCCAAATGCACGCCAGAGCTGCAGTCCTCGCTGACACAGCTCTCGGAGCGTTCGCCCCTGGACAAAGCGACAAAGAGCTCGATAATTACGCGCCGGAATCTGTTGTCCCTGAATAAGCGACGAAAACAGAAGCGGGATGCAGATAACTGCAGTGCGGATGCTGGCCGCACGCCGATTAGACGATTTGCTCCAATGGCAGCGTCAACAAGCACGCCCATGCCCAGTCGCAAGGACAATGTGGAGGGGGAATCACAGCGCGTAATGCGCGATCGGAGCTGCTCGCAGGAATCGCCACGCGTGCACAGGGAACGTGTGGGTAAGCGTAAGAGTGAAGAGGCGCTGTCACCCATCTATGCGCCTACAACTAAAACCCGACGACTCGGCTTGAGTCGCATACGGAATAAATCAAACcatgatatttaa
- the LOC116650517 gene encoding LOW QUALITY PROTEIN: COP9 signalosome complex subunit 4-like (The sequence of the model RefSeq protein was modified relative to this genomic sequence to represent the inferred CDS: deleted 1 base in 1 codon): MGISTAVLRTQLMGLTNFIGTHKDQADKYRQLLKSVLANTGPELIDTLKLFVEAIVNEHVSLVIARQILNDVGVELSKLPDDMSKQLSHFTLEKVHPRVISFEEQVAGIRFHLANIYERNQQWRDAATVLVGIPLETGQKQYSVECKLGTYLKIARLYLEDNDSVQAELFINRASLLQAETNSEELQVLYKVCYARVLDYRRKFIEAAQRYNELSYRKIVDQGERMTALKKALICTVLASAGQQRSRMLATLFKDERCQHLPAYGILEKMYLERIIRRSELQEFEALLMDHQKAATPDGSSILDRAVFEHNLLSASKLYNNITFEELGALLDIPAAKAEKIASQMITEGRMNGHIDQISGIVHFENRELLPQWDRQIQSLCYQVNSIIEKIGVAEPDWLDQQN; encoded by the exons ATGGGCATATCTACGGCGGTGCTGCGTACCCAGTTGATGGGCTTGACCAACTTCATTGGTACGCACAAGGACCAAGCGGACAAGTACCGCCAGCTGCTAAAGAGTGTCCTAGCA AACACCGGCCCCGAATTGATCGATACACTGAAACTCTTTGTGGAGGCCATTGTCAACGAGCATGTTAGCCTAGTCATAGCTCGTCAGATACTGAACGATGTCGGCGTCGAGCTGAGCAAACTGCCCGACGACATGTCCAAGCAGCTGTCCCATTTCACACTGGAGAAGGTGCACCCACGCGTCATATCGTTTGAGGAGCAAGTGGCCGGCATCCGTTTCCATTTGGCCAATATATACGAGCGTAATCAACAGTGGCGCGATGCAGCCACCGTTTTGGTTGGCATTCCCCTCGAGACGGGCCAGAAACAATACTCCGTGGAATGCAAGTTGGGCACATACTTGAAAATAGCACGCCTCTATCTGGAGGACAATGATTCGGTTCAGGCCGAGCTGTTCATTAATCGTGCCTCGCTCCTCCAGGCAGAAACAAACTCCGAAGAATTGCAG GTTCTGTACAAAGTGTGCTATGCCCGCGTCCTCGACTACCGCCGCAAATTCATTGAGGCTGCCCAACGCTACAACGAACTGTCCTACCGCAAAATAGTGGACCAGGGCGAGCGGATGACAGCACTGAAGAAGGCGTTGATCTGCACGGTGCTCGCCTCGGCTGGGCAGCAGCGCTCCCGCATGCTGGCCACGCTCTTCAAGGATGAACGCTGCCAGCATTTGCCAGCCTATGGCATACTGGAGAAGATGTACTTGGAGCGCATTATACGTCGCTCGGAGCTGCAGGAGTTTGAGGCATTGCTGATGGACCATCAAAAGGCTGCCACACCGGATGGCTCTTCCATATTGGATCGCGCTGTCTTTGAGCATAATTTGTTGTCCGCCAGTAAATTGTACAATAACATAACATTCGAGGAACTCGGCGCCCTGTTGGACATACCCGCTGCCAAGGCGGAGAAGATCGCCTCGCAAATGATTACCGAGGGACGCATGAACGGGCACATTGACCAAATCTCGGGTATTGTGCACTTTGAGAATCGTGAACTGCTGCCCCAATGGGATCGTCAAATTCAATCGCTGTGCTATCAAGTTAATTCCATTATAGAGAAAATCGGCGTGGCCGAGCCGGATTGGCTAGATCAACAGAACTGA